The Intrasporangium calvum DSM 43043 sequence CGCCTACGGCGACTACACGACGGAGTTCCCCGTCCCGACCCACGAGGACCTGCTCCGTCGTGGACACCCGGCTGGGCCGTCCGGTCCATGAGCCCGCGGCACGTCGTCCTGCCGTCGCCGGTCGGCGTTCTCACCGTGGTGGCCGGCGGGGGGGCGATCACCCACCTGCTCATGGACGCCGCGAAGTACCGTCCCGCCGACCCGGAGGTGTTCGGACCGGAAGCATCCCCCGATGAGGCACCGTTCGCGGAGACCGCGAGCCAGCTCGAGGCCTACTTCGCCGGTGAGCTGCGCGAGTTCGACCTGCCGCTGGCCCCGCGCGGGGACGACTTCCACCAGCGCGTCTGGGCGCTGCTGCGGGCGATCCCGTACGGCGAGACCCGGACCTACGGGGACCTGGCCCGGGCCCTCGGCGACCGCAACCTGGCCCAGGCCGTGGGCACCGCCAACGGTCGCAACCCGATCGCCATCGTCGTGCCGTGCCACCGGGTCATCGGCAGTGACGGGTCGCTCGTCGGCTATGCCGGTGGTCTCGACCGCAAACGGTTCCTGCTCGCGCTCGAGGAGCCGCCCGCGGGCGACGTCGGACGGCTCTTCTGACGAGGGTCCGTATGCCGTTGGGCCTGCCGGCGCACGGACGTCACACTGGGTGCCACCTCACAGTCGTCTGATCCGGAGCGTCCACCTGACATGAAGGAACCGTTCGAGCGAGTCGTCAGCGAGCACGGGCCCACGGTGCTGCGGGTCTGCCGGGCTGCGCTCGGCGCGGTGGACGCCGACGACGCCTGGTCCGAGACCTTCCTCGCCGCGCTGCGCGCGTGGCCGGAGCTGCCCGAGGACGCGAACGTCCGCGCGTGGCTCATCACCATCGCGCACCGCAAGGCGATCGACGTCCACCGGGGGACGGCGCGACGACCGGTCCCCGTGGACGCTGTCCCCGAGCCGCGGGGCGCAGGGCCGCAGGGGCCCGAGGAGGCGCTCGCCGACGACGCGCTGTGGCGCTCGCTGGCCGCTCTCCCACCCAAGCAGCGCCAGTGCGTCGCCTACCACCATGTCGCGGGGCTCCCGTACGCGGAGGTCGCCGCCGTGGTCGGGGGCACCGAGGCGGCGGCCCGCCGCGCCGCCGCCGACGGCATCGCGGCCCTGCGCCGGACCTATCTCACCCGTGAGGACGTGATCTCGCATGTCTGACCTCGCCGACCTGCTCGCCACCAACCTGCTCGGCGCCGACCTGACCGGTTCCGACCTGACCGGTTCCGACCTGACCGGTTCCGACCTGACCGGTTCCGACCTGACCGGCTCCAGCGCCGAGGAGGTGCCCGCCCGCCTGCGCGAACGCCTGGTCGCCCGCGCCGGCGCCGAGCACGGCCTCGACGTCCTCTACCGCGTCGTGGACTCACCGCTCGGCCCACTGCTCCTCGCGGCGACCGAGGCCGGCCTCGTCCGGGTCGCCTATGCCGCCCAGGACCATGACGCCGTGCTCTCCGACCTGGCGGACCGGATCGGCTCGCGCATCCTGCGCACCGGCTCCGGACTCGACGAGGTCGCTCGCCAGCTCGACGCCTTCTTCACGGGGGCGCTGGTCTCGGTCGAGGTGCCGCTCGACCTGCGACTCGCCACCGGCTTCCGCCGCCAGGTCCTCGAGCACCTGCGCCACATCCCGGCGGGCCAGACGGAGACGTACGCCGAGGTCGCCCGTGGCGCCGGGAGCCCGCGGGCGGTCCGAGCGGTCGGCACCGCCTGTGCCACGAACCCCGTGCCGATCGTCGTGCCCTGTCACCGGGTCGTCCGGACCGACGGGTCGCTCGGCGGCTACCTCGGCGGCGCAGAGGCCAAGGCCTGGCTCCTGGCGCGCGAGGCCGCAGCCTGACTGCGGCACGAAGTGCACATTCGATGAGAAGTCGCGTCGAGCGTGCCCTCCGTGCCGGCTCCCAGGTCGAGTGTGCACTCCGTGCCGGCTCTCCCCCGGTCGAGTGTGCAACGGTTGGGCCGCCTCGCGGGTCTCATCCGATGTACGACACTTGACTCCAACCAC is a genomic window containing:
- a CDS encoding RNA polymerase sigma factor; this encodes MKEPFERVVSEHGPTVLRVCRAALGAVDADDAWSETFLAALRAWPELPEDANVRAWLITIAHRKAIDVHRGTARRPVPVDAVPEPRGAGPQGPEEALADDALWRSLAALPPKQRQCVAYHHVAGLPYAEVAAVVGGTEAAARRAAADGIAALRRTYLTREDVISHV
- a CDS encoding methylated-DNA--[protein]-cysteine S-methyltransferase, which produces MSPRHVVLPSPVGVLTVVAGGGAITHLLMDAAKYRPADPEVFGPEASPDEAPFAETASQLEAYFAGELREFDLPLAPRGDDFHQRVWALLRAIPYGETRTYGDLARALGDRNLAQAVGTANGRNPIAIVVPCHRVIGSDGSLVGYAGGLDRKRFLLALEEPPAGDVGRLF
- a CDS encoding methylated-DNA--[protein]-cysteine S-methyltransferase, which translates into the protein MSDLADLLATNLLGADLTGSDLTGSDLTGSDLTGSDLTGSSAEEVPARLRERLVARAGAEHGLDVLYRVVDSPLGPLLLAATEAGLVRVAYAAQDHDAVLSDLADRIGSRILRTGSGLDEVARQLDAFFTGALVSVEVPLDLRLATGFRRQVLEHLRHIPAGQTETYAEVARGAGSPRAVRAVGTACATNPVPIVVPCHRVVRTDGSLGGYLGGAEAKAWLLAREAAA